The following coding sequences are from one Streptomyces sp. NBC_01571 window:
- a CDS encoding RNA polymerase sigma factor has translation MSIVAERMPLAQVAPRADEHGKTKEPLPQRPRGPHPYRVVGGAVRPEDDQARQLLAGWFGEYAPMVRGVVGRTVRYGDLDLVDDLAQDVWVAAWRYLLRGNEVARPAGLLAFMARCRVVDHYRLARVRREQATDFQDDSDAVARLASWIGAAA, from the coding sequence GTGTCGATCGTGGCAGAACGGATGCCGTTAGCGCAGGTGGCCCCGCGCGCTGATGAGCATGGCAAGACGAAGGAGCCGCTTCCGCAGCGTCCGCGTGGGCCGCACCCGTACCGGGTGGTGGGTGGCGCGGTGCGTCCGGAGGACGACCAGGCGCGGCAGCTGCTGGCGGGCTGGTTCGGTGAGTACGCGCCGATGGTGCGGGGCGTGGTCGGCCGGACGGTGCGCTACGGCGACCTGGACTTGGTGGACGACCTGGCGCAGGACGTGTGGGTGGCGGCGTGGCGGTACCTGCTGCGCGGCAACGAGGTGGCGCGGCCGGCGGGTCTGCTGGCGTTCATGGCGCGGTGCCGGGTGGTGGACCACTACCGGCTGGCGCGGGTGCGCCGGGAGCAGGCGACCGACTTCCAGGACGACTCCGACGCGGTGGCGCGGCTGGCGTCGTGGATCGGGGCGGCGGCATGA